A genomic stretch from Nitrospirota bacterium includes:
- a CDS encoding BrnT family toxin, whose protein sequence is MKQINWDTEKSLKLKESRGICFEDIVFYIEKGDIMDDFLHPNQKRYPEQRIMVIGINNYAYLVPYAENDEEIFLKTIIPSRKATAIYFGGEK, encoded by the coding sequence ATGAAGCAGATAAATTGGGATACAGAAAAAAGTCTGAAACTAAAAGAATCAAGAGGAATCTGCTTCGAGGATATAGTTTTTTATATTGAAAAAGGCGATATCATGGACGACTTTCTGCATCCAAATCAGAAACGGTATCCTGAACAGCGGATAATGGTAATCGGAATAAATAATTACGCATACCTTGTCCCTTATGCCGAGAATGATGAAGAAATATTTCTAAAAACCATTATACCCAGCAGAAAGGCGACAGCGATTTATTTTGGAGGAGAAAAATGA